The following are encoded together in the Sphaerodactylus townsendi isolate TG3544 linkage group LG12, MPM_Stown_v2.3, whole genome shotgun sequence genome:
- the STAR gene encoding steroidogenic acute regulatory protein, mitochondrial, with translation MLPATFKLCAGISYRHLHNMTGLKRQAAVAITQELNKWIFARPGPSKWINQVRRRSSLLSSRLEEKNFGEAEMSYIKQGEEALQKSLKILSDQDGWKTETVEGNGDKVLSKVLPDVGKVFRLEVVVDQPMDCIYGELVEKMEQMGNWNPNVKEIKILQKIGKDTVITHETAAATAGNIVGPRDFVSVRCSKRRGSTCVLAGMSTAYGGMPEQKGVIRAENGPTCMVLRPLTGDTSQTKLTWLLSLDLKGWLPKTLINQVLSQTQVDFANHLRKHLSHTPAVSC, from the exons ATGTTGCCAGCAACCTTCAAGCTTTGCGCTGGTATTTCCTACAGACACCTGCACAACATGACAG GCTTGAAGAGACAAGCTGCAGTTGCAATAACCCAAGAGCTGAATAAATGGATATTTGCCAGACCAGGTCCCAGTAAGTGGATCAACCAAGTTCGCAGAAGGAGTTCTCTGCTAA GTTCTAGACTGGAGGAGAAGAACTTTGGTGAAGCAGAGATGTCCTACATCAAACAGGGAGAGGAGGCCCTTCAGAAATCACTTAAAATTCTCAGTGACCAGGATGGCTGGAAAACAGAGACTGTGGAG GGCAACGGTGACAAAGTTCTCAGCAAAGTACTCCCAGATGTAGGGAAAGTCTTTCGGCTGGAGGTGGTGGTTGATCAACCAATGGACTGTATCTACGGCGAGCTGGTGGAGAAGATGGAGCAGATGGGCAATTGGAACCCGAATGTCAAAGAAATCAAG ATTCTTCAGAAAATCGGCAAGGACACTGTGATCACCCATGAAACTGCAGCTGCCACCGCTGGCAACATAGTTGGGCCACGAGACTTTGTGAGCGTCCGCTGCTCTAAGAGACGGGGCTCAACGTGTGTGCTTGCTGGCATGTCCACAGCCTACGGAGGAATGCCCGAACAAAAAGGGGTCATCAG AGCTGAGAACGGACCCACGTGTATGGTTCTTCGGCCACTTACAGGCGATACCTCCCAGACCAAGCTGACCTGGCTTCTGAGCCTTGATTTAAAG GGATGGCTGCCCAAGACACTCATCAACCAGGTTCTCTCCCAAACCCAGGTGGATTTTGCAAACCACTTGCGCAAGCATCTAAGCCACACTCCCGCCGTATCCTGCTGA
- the ASH2L gene encoding set1/Ash2 histone methyltransferase complex subunit ASH2 isoform X2, which translates to MAAAGGTTPATEEGGDGETTPPAAPDATAAETSGSAEQGTGDSEAGGDVSLADASAAMETESSSGKDALEGVGDNSEVLDTQTGSVDEDNGRQLGEIELQCGICTKWFTAETFGIDTTSCLPFMTNYSFHCNICHHSGNTYFLRKQANLKEMCLSALANLTWQSRTQDEHPKTMFSKDKDIIPFIDKYWECMTTRQRPGKMTWPNNIVKTMCKERDVFLVKEHPDPGSKDPEEDYPKFGLLDQDLANIGPAYDNQKQSSTVSTSGNLNGGIVAGSSGKGRGAKRKQQDGGTTGTAKKTRSDPLFSAQRLPPHGYPLEHPFNKDGYRYILAEPDPHAPDPEKLELDCWAGKPIPGDLYRACLYERVLLALHDRAPQLKISDDRLTVIGEKGYSMVRASHGVRKGAWYFEISVDEMPAETAARLGWSQPLGNLQAPLGYDKFSYSWRSKKGTKFHQSIGKHYSSSYGQGDVLGFYINLPEETETAKSLPDTYKDKALIKFKSYLYFEEKDFVDKAEKSLKQASGSQIIFYKNGASQGVAYKDIFEGVYFPAVSLYKGCTVSINFGPYFKYPPRDITYRPISDMGWVAVVEHTLADVLYHVETEVDGRRSPPWEP; encoded by the exons ATGGCGGCGGCGGGAGGTACCACTCCTGCAACTgaagaagggggggatggggagactACTCCACCGGCGGCTCCAGATGCAACGGCCGCGGAAACTTCAGGATCTGCGGAGCAAGGAACCGGAGACTCGGAAGCCGG AGGGGATGTGTCCCTGGCAGATGCCAGTGCTGCCATGGAGACTGAATCTTCCAGTGGGAAGGACGCATTG GAAGGCGTTGGGGACAACTCTGAAGTTTTGGATACTCAGACCGGCTCAGTCGATGAGGACAATGGACGGCAGCTGGGAGAGATTGAGCTACAGTGTGGGATTTGTACCAAGTGGTTCACTGCAGAAACATTTGGCATTGATACGAC ATCCTGTCTGCCTTTTATGACCAACTACAGTTTTCACTGCAACATTTGCCATCACAGTGGAAATACGTATTTCTTGAGAAAACAAGCAA atctAAAGGAAATGTGTCTTAGTGCCCTGGCCAACTTAACTTGGCAGTCAAGGACCCAAGATGAACACCCAAAGACGATGTTCTCCAAAGATAAG GATATTATACCATTTATTGATAAGTATTGGGAGTGCATGACCACGAGGCAGAGACCTGGAAAAATGACATGGCCAAATAACATTGTGAAAACAATG TGTAAAGAAAGGGACGTATTTTTGGTGAAGGAACATCCGGATCCAGGGAGCAAAGATCCGGAAGAGGATTACCCGAAATTTGGACTCCTAGACCAG GACCTTGCTAATATTGGCCCTGCGTACGACAACCAGAAACAAAGCAGCACAGTGTCAACAAGTGGGAACTTAAATG GGGGCATTGTTGCCGGAAGTAGCGGGAAAGGAAGAGGAGCAAAACGCAAACAGCAGGATGGAGGAACCACAGGAACAGCCAAGAAAACCAGGAG CGACCCCTTGTTCTCCGCTCAGCGTCTCCCACCTCATGGCTACCCACTGGAGCATCCCTTCAACAAAGATGGATATCGTTACATTTTGGCTGAGCCTGACCCCCATGCACCTGACCCAGAGAAGCTGGAATTAGACTGCTGGGCAGGCAAGCCAATTCCTGGAGACCTCTACCGAGCTTGCCTGTATGAACGAGTGCTCCTAGCTCTGCATGACCGAG CTCCTCAGCTGAAGATTTCGGACGACAGGCTGACCGTCATCGGAGAGAAGGGCTACTCCATGGTTCGAGCCTCGCACGGGGTGCGGAAGGGAGCCTGGTATTTTGAGATTTCTGTGGACGAGATGCCTGCGGAAACGGCGGCCAGGCTTGGGTGGTCTCAGCCGCTTG GAAATCTTCAGGCTCCTCTGGGGTATGACAAGTTCAGCTATTCATGGCGGAGTAAGAAAGGCACCAAATTCCACCAGTCCATTGGCAAACATTATTCATCCAGCTATGGCCAAGGCGATGTACTTGGTTTTTACATCAACCTTCCCGAAGAGACGGAAACCGCCAAATCCCTGCCAGACACCTATAAAGATAAG GCTCTGATCAAATTCAAAAGCTACCTGTACTTTGAAGAGAAGGACTTTGTGGATAAAGCAGAGAAAAGTCTAAAGCAAGCTTCAGGAAGCCAA ATAATTTTCTACAAAAACGGTGCCAGCCAAGGAGTTGCATACAAAGATATTTTTGAAGGCGTTTACTTCCCGGCTGTCTCTTTGTACAAAGGCTGCACG GTGTCTATAAATTTTGGGCCCTACTTCAAATACCCTCCAAGAGATATCACTTATCGTCCG ATCAGCGACATGGGCTGGGTTGCCGTGGTAGAGCATACTCTGGCAGATGTCCTTTATCACGTGGAAACAGAGGTTGACGGGCGGCGGAGCCCACCGTGGGAGCCTTGA
- the ASH2L gene encoding set1/Ash2 histone methyltransferase complex subunit ASH2 isoform X1 yields the protein MAAAGGTTPATEEGGDGETTPPAAPDATAAETSGSAEQGTGDSEAGGDVSLADASAAMETESSSGKDALEGVGDNSEVLDTQTGSVDEDNGRQLGEIELQCGICTKWFTAETFGIDTTSCLPFMTNYSFHCNICHHSGNTYFLRKQANLKEMCLSALANLTWQSRTQDEHPKTMFSKDKDIIPFIDKYWECMTTRQRPGKMTWPNNIVKTMCKERDVFLVKEHPDPGSKDPEEDYPKFGLLDQDLANIGPAYDNQKQSSTVSTSGNLNGGASFGGGIVAGSSGKGRGAKRKQQDGGTTGTAKKTRSDPLFSAQRLPPHGYPLEHPFNKDGYRYILAEPDPHAPDPEKLELDCWAGKPIPGDLYRACLYERVLLALHDRAPQLKISDDRLTVIGEKGYSMVRASHGVRKGAWYFEISVDEMPAETAARLGWSQPLGNLQAPLGYDKFSYSWRSKKGTKFHQSIGKHYSSSYGQGDVLGFYINLPEETETAKSLPDTYKDKALIKFKSYLYFEEKDFVDKAEKSLKQASGSQIIFYKNGASQGVAYKDIFEGVYFPAVSLYKGCTVSINFGPYFKYPPRDITYRPISDMGWVAVVEHTLADVLYHVETEVDGRRSPPWEP from the exons ATGGCGGCGGCGGGAGGTACCACTCCTGCAACTgaagaagggggggatggggagactACTCCACCGGCGGCTCCAGATGCAACGGCCGCGGAAACTTCAGGATCTGCGGAGCAAGGAACCGGAGACTCGGAAGCCGG AGGGGATGTGTCCCTGGCAGATGCCAGTGCTGCCATGGAGACTGAATCTTCCAGTGGGAAGGACGCATTG GAAGGCGTTGGGGACAACTCTGAAGTTTTGGATACTCAGACCGGCTCAGTCGATGAGGACAATGGACGGCAGCTGGGAGAGATTGAGCTACAGTGTGGGATTTGTACCAAGTGGTTCACTGCAGAAACATTTGGCATTGATACGAC ATCCTGTCTGCCTTTTATGACCAACTACAGTTTTCACTGCAACATTTGCCATCACAGTGGAAATACGTATTTCTTGAGAAAACAAGCAA atctAAAGGAAATGTGTCTTAGTGCCCTGGCCAACTTAACTTGGCAGTCAAGGACCCAAGATGAACACCCAAAGACGATGTTCTCCAAAGATAAG GATATTATACCATTTATTGATAAGTATTGGGAGTGCATGACCACGAGGCAGAGACCTGGAAAAATGACATGGCCAAATAACATTGTGAAAACAATG TGTAAAGAAAGGGACGTATTTTTGGTGAAGGAACATCCGGATCCAGGGAGCAAAGATCCGGAAGAGGATTACCCGAAATTTGGACTCCTAGACCAG GACCTTGCTAATATTGGCCCTGCGTACGACAACCAGAAACAAAGCAGCACAGTGTCAACAAGTGGGAACTTAAATG GTGGAGCCTCTTTCGGAG GGGGCATTGTTGCCGGAAGTAGCGGGAAAGGAAGAGGAGCAAAACGCAAACAGCAGGATGGAGGAACCACAGGAACAGCCAAGAAAACCAGGAG CGACCCCTTGTTCTCCGCTCAGCGTCTCCCACCTCATGGCTACCCACTGGAGCATCCCTTCAACAAAGATGGATATCGTTACATTTTGGCTGAGCCTGACCCCCATGCACCTGACCCAGAGAAGCTGGAATTAGACTGCTGGGCAGGCAAGCCAATTCCTGGAGACCTCTACCGAGCTTGCCTGTATGAACGAGTGCTCCTAGCTCTGCATGACCGAG CTCCTCAGCTGAAGATTTCGGACGACAGGCTGACCGTCATCGGAGAGAAGGGCTACTCCATGGTTCGAGCCTCGCACGGGGTGCGGAAGGGAGCCTGGTATTTTGAGATTTCTGTGGACGAGATGCCTGCGGAAACGGCGGCCAGGCTTGGGTGGTCTCAGCCGCTTG GAAATCTTCAGGCTCCTCTGGGGTATGACAAGTTCAGCTATTCATGGCGGAGTAAGAAAGGCACCAAATTCCACCAGTCCATTGGCAAACATTATTCATCCAGCTATGGCCAAGGCGATGTACTTGGTTTTTACATCAACCTTCCCGAAGAGACGGAAACCGCCAAATCCCTGCCAGACACCTATAAAGATAAG GCTCTGATCAAATTCAAAAGCTACCTGTACTTTGAAGAGAAGGACTTTGTGGATAAAGCAGAGAAAAGTCTAAAGCAAGCTTCAGGAAGCCAA ATAATTTTCTACAAAAACGGTGCCAGCCAAGGAGTTGCATACAAAGATATTTTTGAAGGCGTTTACTTCCCGGCTGTCTCTTTGTACAAAGGCTGCACG GTGTCTATAAATTTTGGGCCCTACTTCAAATACCCTCCAAGAGATATCACTTATCGTCCG ATCAGCGACATGGGCTGGGTTGCCGTGGTAGAGCATACTCTGGCAGATGTCCTTTATCACGTGGAAACAGAGGTTGACGGGCGGCGGAGCCCACCGTGGGAGCCTTGA